Part of the Candidatus Binatia bacterium genome is shown below.
TTGGTTCTGAGGGCGGGGACCGGCTGGAGAAAAGGACAGGTGGGCGAGGCCACGGTGACGAGCGGGATCGAGTCTCACGCCGGCTACACCCTCGCGCAAAACGAGCCGTTGGTCTTCGAAGACTTGAGCCGTGAGACCAGGTTCCGGGGCTCGACGCTGCTGAGCGAGCACGGGGTCACGAGCGGCATCGTCATGACGATCGTCGGTCAAGAGCGGCCCTTCGGCACGATCGGCGCCTACAGCGCCACTCGGCGCGACTTTACCGAAGAACAAGTCCACTTTCTCGTCTCTTTCGCCTACATCCTGGCCACGGCGTTCAACCGCTCCCAGGCGGAACAAAAACTCCGAGAATCGCAGCGCCGCTACGAGAACCTGGTCGAGTCGATCGAGGGCATCGTTTGGGAGGCGGACGCGCAAACTTTCCAGGCGACTTTCGTGAGCCATCAGGCGGAGCGGATTCTGGGCTTTCCGGCGGCTCAGTGGATTGAGGAACCGCATTTCTGGCTCCAGCGCCTGCATCCGCAGGACCGGCGCTGGGTGACCGACTTCTGCAAAAAGGCCACCCGGGAGATGCAGCCCTTTGAATTGGAGTACCGCATGATCGCCGCCGACGAGCGCGCCGTCTGGATCCGAAATATCGTGACCGTCGTGACCGAGAGCCAGCGGCCGGCGAAGCTCCGCGGCGTTTGCTTCGATATCACCGAGCGCCGGCGCATGGAGCGGGAGATCTCGGAAATCAGCGAGCGCGAGCGGCAGAGGATCGGCCAGGACCTGCACGACGAGCTCGGCCAGTTCCTCACCGGAATCGCGTGCATCAGCACGAGCCTGGCGCAGGAGCTGGACGGCAAGTCGATGCGCGAAGCCGCGACCGCGACGCAGATCGCCGACCTCACCAACCAGGCGATCACCCAGACGCGCACGCTCGCGCGCGGGCTCTACCCCGTGGAGCTGCAGGCCAACGGCTTGCTTTCCGCGCTCCAGGAGCTGGCGGTCAACGCCGAGACTCTGTTCGGCATATCGTGCCAGCTCAAGTGCGATCCCAACGTGTCGGTGGCGAACGACGACGTTTCCATCCACCTGTACCGGATCGCCCAAGAAGCGATCGACAACGCCGTCCGCCACGGCAAAGCCAAGCACATCTGGCTGAGGCTCTGGGACCAAAACGGAATCGGCATCATGTCCGTAACCGACGACGGCTCCGGCCTTGCGGGAGTCGCGCGGGACCATCAAGGCATGGGACTCCGCATCATGAAGTACCGAGCGGAGATGATCGGCGGAATCCTGCAAATACGCAAAGGGCACCAAAGGGGCACGATCGTGGAATGCTCGTTCCAAAGAAGGGCCGGCGGGGAGGGCAAAGACGATGTCGAGAGCGATCCCATTGCAGTCAACCTCAAGCAAAAAATCCATTCTGTTGGTCGATGACCATCCGATCGTGCTCGAGGGGCTGAAGCAGTTGATCGAGCAACAGTCCGACTTGATGGTCTGCGGCGAGCTGGCGGACGGCCGGGCGACTTTGCAAACCGTGGACAAGTTGCGGCCGGATCTTGCGATCATCGACATCTCTCTCAAGGGCGTCAACGGCCTCGACGTCATCAAGGCGCTGAGAGAGCAATGTCCGGATCTGCCGGTCCTGGCTTTGTCCATGCATGACGAGACGCTCTACGCCGAGCGCGCGCTCCGCGCCGGGGCCAACGGCTACGTCATGAAGCAAGAAGCGACGAAAAACTTGTTGAACGCCGTGCGCCAGCTTCTCGGCGGCGGCATGTATCTCAGCGAGAACGTCACCGCCAAGCTCTTGTCGCGCATGGCCAAGACCAAGCCCGGAGCGAAGCGCTCCGCTCTCGAGGGGCTGAGCGACCGCGAATTGCAGGTTTTCCATTTGATCGGGCAAGGCGTCGGCACGCGCAAAATCGCGGAGACGCTGCGCTTGAGCGTGAAGACGATCGAGTCGCACCGGGAAAATATCAAAAGAAAACTCAAACTCGAAGACGCCGCCGAGCTGGTGCAGTACGCCGTCTCGTGGCAACAGAACGAAACTCCGCCCCACGCTATAAAGCAATAAATCATAGTTCCAAGCTTCACGAAAAAACCTTCCCAGGCCGGTCGATCGCTCTCACACCAAGAAAAGAAGGGCAGGCACAGGGGCCTGCCCCTACCGCATTTTCGACCATTTGATTTTCTTGAGAGGATCCATCGGGCAAACTCCTAGGGGAATCCCCTAGGAAAAAAACAGGTTGTCACCCTATCCCGTGCCGATGTTATAAAGCGCGCTAAATGAAAACCGGGAAAGAGAGCTTCGAGCCCTCCGTGGTCGCCGGCGATCCGGTGATGTTGAAGCTCAGGGAGCTTATCCGGCGGGCGGCGCCGACCGACGCCACGGTCCTGATTACCGGAGAAACCGGCACCGGGAAAGAACTGGTCGCGCGCACTATTCACGAGCTCAGTCAAAGAGCCGAGAAACCTTTTGTCCCGATCAATTGCGCCGCCATTCCCCACGATCTGCTCGAGAGCGAGCTCTTCGGCCACGCGCGCGGCGCCTTTACGGGCGCGATCGCCCCGCGGCCGGGACTTTTCCAGTTGGCCAAGGGCGGCACCGTGCTCCTCGATGAAATCGCGGAGATGCCCCTCGCCTTGCAGGCCAAGCTCCTCCGCGTGCTGCAAGAAAAAGAGTTGCGGCCGCTCGGCGCCGATCATCCGGTGCCGGTGGACGTCAGGATCATCGCCAGCACGAACAAAGACCTCGAGGTGGAAGTCGCCAAAGGCGCCTTTCGGCAAGATCTGTTCTACCGCCTCCAGGTCATTCCGATCGTCGTCCCGCCGCTCCGGGCGCGGCGCTCGGATATCCCGCTGCTCGCGCACCATTTCCTAAGAAAAATCAACGAGCGTTACGGCGTCTCGGTCGAGATTTCGACCGAGGCGATGGTGCACCTTTGGGAATACGACTGGCCGGGCAACGTGCGACAGTTGCAGAACATGCTGGAACAGATGGTGATCTTGAGCAACAAGGACCGCATCGACATCGAAGACCTGCCTGCGTGCATCGGCGCCGCCATAAAAACAAATCGCCATCCTTCGTGGCCGGTGGATGATCAGACTTTGGAGGACTTGCCCGCAAAACTTGCCGACGCCGCGAAAAGGCAGCCCCATACTTCGTGGCCGGTGGACGAGGGAGGTTTGGACTTACAGCAGGCGCTCGACCACCTCGAGTTCCGGCTGATCGACGAAGCGCTCAGGCTCGCGAAGGGAAAAAAGAGCGCGGCGGCTCAGCTCTTGAGGGTCAAACGCACCACGCTCGTAGCCAAGCTCAGAAAGCGGAGGCGGGGCCTTTTTGACGCGCCGCTCTCGCCCAGGCCTGCGCGCAGCATCGCCAAGGAGGCCGCCGTTTACGCGACCGGAAGTCATGAAGGCCCCGACGGCGTCGAGCTGACCGACCGCGCCGAGCCGGCGACGCGCCTCGGATACCGGCGCGGATAAGGGAGTGTTCTAATGGAAACTCAGAGCAAAAATATCTCTTCGCCCACGGTGCTCGTGGTGGACGACAATGAAACCGTATTGGACCTGCTCGACTTGCTCCTCTCCAACCATGGATCGACCGTCTTGCGGGCGCAAAGCGGCAGCCAATGCCTGGCCATCGTTCAGCGCGAACCCGTGGACCTGGTCATTCTCGACGTGATGATGCCCGGCATGGACGGAATCAAAGTCACCGCGGAGCTCAAGCGGACCATGCCGTCGCTGCCGATCATTCTCTTGACCGCCAAGGACGACCTGGCGACGCGCGCCGCCGCCATGGAGCTCGGAGTCAATGAATTCGTCACCAAGCCGATTCATAATCGGGAGCTGCTTTCCCGCGTCCGCACGCAGATTTCCACCCGCCGCTGGGAGATGGACATAGAACGAACGACCGCCAGCGTCGCGCGGCTGTCCGAGGCCTACGCCGGCAAAGTCGAAAGCAAAGCCTAGCCGGGCTTTTTCATCCTTTCACCAGCCGAGGAGTCCGACACATGGACGTGTTGCAAGAGCTTTCGCAAAGCCTTTTAAACCTGAACTCCGGCCATTCTCTCCCCGTCGTGCTCCAGCGCATGGTGGCGCAAAAAATCCGCGAGCTCAGCGCGCTGACCGCGATCAACCGCAGCATCGCTTCTTCCCTCGACAGGGAAACTCTGCTTTCCCGGATCGCCGCCGAAGCAAAAAATCTTCTGGCGCTCGACGGCGTCGTGATCCGTCTCGTCGACGGGAACCGGCTCATGCGCGCGGCCCACGCGGGCAGCGGCGAGCGGGCGCGAGCGAGGGTGGATATCGACAAGGACGAAAGCCTCAGCGCGACGGCGATCCGCGAGGATCGAACGATAGCCATTAAGAACGTTTCCGATGACGTCGCGCTAAGCGCCCAGTATCGAAAACGCTTGAGCGGGCGGGGTTGCCGGGCCGCCATTTGTCTGCCGTTGCGCGCGGCGGGGCGGCCGGTCGGCGCCATCGTCGGACTATCGGCAAAAGAGCGGGAGTTCCACCCGGACGAAGTCGATCTCATGACGGCCCTGGCGGACCAAGCGGCGATCGCGCTGGAGAAATCCATTCTCCTCGAAGAGACGAAGGCAAAATCGGACGAGCTCAAAAGAATGGGCAAGGAGTTCGAACAGGCGCGCCGCGCCAAGGCGAAATTTATCTCCACGGTCTCGCACGAGCTCAGAACCCCGCTTCAAGTCATCATCGGCTACGCCGATCTGCTCAAGGACGGCATCGTCGGACAGTCGAAGGAAGAGCAAGGCCGGGTTTTGAGCACCATTCTTCAGAACGCCGAGATTCTCGACCGGTTGATCGGCAACGTTCTAGCGCTCACGAAGGCCGAAGTCAATAAAACCGTCCTCGATATCTCGACGGTCGAGGTCGCGGAGGTCATGGATCACATTCTTAGCTTCTCCCGCCGAATCGACCCGGACGGGCGGCTTAAAATTTTATTTGCGACGCCGAGCAATCTTCCGCCGATCTCGACCGACGTCGCCAAACTCGATGCGATTCTCCAAAACCTCGTCGGCAACGCCTGCAAGTTCACCCTTGAAGGCCGAATCGAAGTGCGGGTCGTCGATCTCCCTGGCCGGAACCGCTTGGAGTTTTCCGTCGCCGACACCGGCATCGGGATCGAGGAAAGCGAGCGGGAAAAAATATTCGATGAGTTTTACCAGGGCAAGCAGGCGCAAGCGACGAACCGCACCGGAGTCGGCCTTGGCTTGAGCATCGTGAAAAAATACCTGTCTCTTATGCAGGGAGAGATTCGGGTCGACGGCCGGCTCGGCAAAGGAACTACGTTTACCTTCACCCTGCCTTATTCTATTCCCTAAGGCCCTCTCGGTTGGGTCTTCTCGAACCGAGGGTATAGTCGTTTTCCTTCTCGGAGTCGGCTTTCTTTCGCTGCGGCGCGCGGAGCGGCGCCAGCCGATCGTACAAATCGAGCGCATCAATCACATCGCGCACATCGCGGGTGAGTTGTCTCTTGGAAAGAATCAGCTTAGTCGGGAGGTCGATCGAAGAGCCGGATGGCCGCTTGCGGTCCATTCCGTTCTCGTTCTGCTCGCCGGCGAGACCGTCCGGCGTTTGTGTCTGGCGATAGGTCAGAGCGTCTGCGCCGGCGGGCGACGCTTGAGCGATCGGAGCGAGCGACAATGCCAGGCGCGTGCCGGCCGAGCCGCGCGCCAAAGATGTTGGTGTTGAAGCCGCAGCCAGCGCGTTGGTTTCCGACGCTTTGGGATCGCCGAATACCGCGGCATAGACGCGTTCTCCTATGTCCTTGCCCGTGAAGGCGCCGATCGCGGCGTTGACGACGGAAGTCGCCATGCTGATGAAGCCGCCGGCCCGCCCGTAAATCGCTCCGCCGATGATCCGCGCCACCCCACCGATGCCTTCGCCCGTCCACGCCCGATACAGCGTGGAGATCACCGGGAGATGCTGCAGCGGGTTCAACATGTCGAGGATATCTTTGAAGCTGAAATTCTCTTTGCTCCACCATTTGATAGCGCTCTTCTTTTCGGGCGGCGGAGCTGCTTTGGCCGTAGATGTTTTTTCACTTTCCTCTATTGGTTCCGCAGGCGGCGGCGCTTCGCGGAGCGCGCGCGTCGGCGCGGGAGGCGAAACCGGCCTGGTGACCGTTGCTCCTACAACCGGACAGATGCTCATATCCATCATGATCGTCGCTCGCGAATGAAAAAATGGTAAGACCCTGCTCTACTAAGCAGTTGCTGTGCCAGAGAGAAAAGCTCTACGGAATTCGAGTTTTTAGAAATAGTCGCGAGACAGGGATCGCCGTGAAGAGGCAATTCTTGCCTATCTGGCAGAAATTACCTCCGGCGTTTTAGCTTGAAGAGACCGGCCTCCTTGACGCTGCCGTACTGCGCGATCAGACAGAGACTCTTCAACTGGCCGATTTCCATAAGTTAAAAAATACTTGAGCGTTTGTTTGATAGTTCAAGATTGACACGATTTCAAGTTCGCTTTATGGTGCATGCGTCGTTCACGAATAGGTGACTTGCCCATGATGGACCTGAGACAATTTCTAAAATTTTTGGCAGCCGAAGGCGAGTTGCAAAAAATAACCGCGCCCATCGATGCCAAGCACGAAATCGGCGCGGTCTGTAAGATTTTGAACGAGCGGGCGGGCAGCCCGGCGGTGCTCTTCGAGAACGTGAAGGGCTCGACGATCCCCGTCGTCGGGCAGCTCCTCTTCGGCGACAAGCGGGTCTCCATGGCGCTGGGGCTCTCGCAGGAAAACGTCTTCGACGAGACCGTCAAGCGGGCTACCAATCCAATTGCGCCGCGACTCGTCGGTAATGGACCGTGCCAGGAAGTCGTCATGGAAGGAAGCGCCGTCGATCTGACCAAGCTGCCGATCTGCACCAACAATCCCAACGACGGCGGTCCTTATATCACCGCGGGCCATGTCATCATCAAAGATCCCGAGTACGGCATGAACCTCGGCATCTACCGGATGATGCTGATGTCGAAGAACGAAGTCAGCCTCAGGCTGACTCCCGGCCACGACGGCTACGACTTCATGAAGAACGCGGAAAAGCGCGGGCAGAAAAAATTCGAAGTCGCCGTTTGCGTCGGCGTGCCGCCGGCGGTTTACGTCGCCTCGCAGTTCGAGCCGCGCCTCGGCGTCTATGAGCTGGAAATTGCCGGCGGGCTCGCCGGCGAGCCGGTGGAGGTCGTCAAGTGCCGGACAGTCGATCTGGAAGTTCCGGCGCTGGCTGAGATCGTGCTCGAAGGCGAGCTCACGATTCCTCCGAAGACCGGCACCGAAGGACCGTTCGGAGAGTTTTGCGGCTATACGACGCAAGCCGTCCCCAACGAGCGCATCATGACCATCAAGGCGGTCACGCACAGGAAAAATCCCATCTGGCACAACATCTGGCTCGGCAAGCCGCCGCACGAGCATCTCTACATCGACGCGCTCACCTACGCGGTCGCCGCTTATCTGGAGCTGAAACCGGCGTATCCCGCGCTCAAGATGGCCTACGCGCCGCCGTGGGGAGTTTCGATCGTCCTGGTGCTTCAGGTGGAAGGCCGTCTGAAACGGCCCGGCCTTATGAACAACATGCTGGCCGCCTCACTCTACACGCGGAGCGGCAAGTGGAAGCACGTGATCGTCGTCGATGAGGACGTCAACGTCTACGACCCCAACGAAATTCTCTGGGCGCTTACCACGCGCTTTCAACCGGCGACCGACATGTACGTGATTCCGCGAGGCATCACGAGCAGTCTGGAGCCGTCGTCCACACCGGACGGAGTGACTTCGAAAATGATGGCCGACGCGACGATCAAGCCCGGCTTCCGCGGCCAGGTAGCGGAGCCGACGGATGAAATGAGAGGAGCGGTTCTCAAGCGCTGGAAAGAGTACGGCTTCAGGAGCTGAGTGTAAGTTTGCTTGCTCTCCTCTTCGGGAACGGTTGAAACCGTCGCCTTGAGGCGAAGTACATTTACGAAGTCTTCGGAGGAGACGAGCCAGATTCCCCCTCGCCCGCTTGCGGGAGAGGGCAGGGGTGAGGGCTCGACGGTCAGCGCCCCCTCACCCTTCACCCTCTCCCCCACAAAAAACGTGGGGGAGAGGGAACAGTTTTGGACGGCTTCGAACCGATGGCTTCGAATCCCTCGCCTTACTAATGGAATTATAAGTTGATTCAGGTTCGCACATGAAAGTTACCAGCGCAAAGAAAAAAAATAAGCCGGTCACCCTCGGTGCTATTCCCCGCGTCGGCTCCGGCACGCCGGCCGGCGAATGGCTCAGAAAATACTGGCTGGTCGTCGGCGCGGCGGCGGAGCTTCACGACATTCCCAAAGCGGTCAAAGTTCTCGGCGAAGAGCTGGTGCTGTTTCGCGATCCCAAAGGTCGGATTGGACTGCTCGGTTTGCATTGCCCCCACCGCGGCACGTCGCTGGAGTACGGCGACATCGAGGATCGCGGCATACGTTGCGCGTATCACGGATGGCTGTTCGACGTATCCGGACAGTGCCTGGAGCAGCCGGCGGAGCCGAAGGACAGCGTGTTTTGCCAAAAAGTAAAGCATCTGTCGTATCCAGTCCGAGAGCTTGGCGGTCTCGTCTTCGCCTATCTCGGTCCTCATCCTGAAAAGCCGCCTCCCCTGCCGCGCTACTCCTGTTTGGTCGACCGTGGCGGTGAGAGGCAGATCGAGCCGGTTCGCTACAACGACTACAACTGGTTCAACTTCTTCGAAAATTCCGCCGACCCGTGCCACATCTGTATTCTTCACCGCCACACAGGCTACGGCGAGCAATCCTGGGGCGACCAGTTCTTCAGCTACGAGGAAATGCCGGACTTCGAATACGTCGAGACCGACTACGGCATGAAGGTGGTCATGACCAAACCGGGACCGAGCCCGGGGACCGAGTTCGTCGATACGATGACGCTCGCGCTTCCCAGCATCATCCAGGTCGGCGACACCGAGTTTGTCCACGCGCGCGTGGACGCGGTGAAGCTCATGACCGAGGGCTCGCAATGCGAGCACGTGCTCTTTCTCACGCCCAACGACGACCAGCGCTTCACGATTTTTACCGTGAATTATTACACGGGCTCGGACCCGAACTTTTTCGAAAAGCTCAAACGGATGCGCGCGACCGAAGTTCCCAAGCAGGAGGTCAAGGAATACGACCGGCGCAAATACATGCCGTTCAAGGGCAACGTCCGGCAGGAAGACATCATGAGCCAATCGACCCAGGGTTTTCTCGGCGAGCGCGCGGAGCGCCTGGCGACTTCCGATCGCGGCGTCATCATGTTTCGCAAGATCGTCCGCGGCGCGATCGTCGCGGCTCTGAAGGGCGACCGGCCGAAGGGCGTCGTTCCCAAGGGACGGGAGAAAGAGATCGTCTACTTCGATTCGTTCACCGGCGTGCGCAAGAGCGCGGCGCGCTGAGAAACCTCGGCTGACTACGCGAGAGATGGATAGGAGGGCTGCATGATTAAAGGAGTCCTGGTTCCGCTCATCACTCCTTTCGATGAAAAAGAAAGAGTCGACGAGGGGATGATGCGGAAGCTCGTCGATTTCTACGTCAAAACCGCCGTGCAGGGCCTCTTCGTCCTGGGCTCGTCGGGGCAGGGCCCGGCCATGTCGATCCCGGAGCGAAAAAAAGCCGCCGAGGTCGCGCTCGATCAGG
Proteins encoded:
- a CDS encoding GAF domain-containing sensor histidine kinase; the encoded protein is MDVLQELSQSLLNLNSGHSLPVVLQRMVAQKIRELSALTAINRSIASSLDRETLLSRIAAEAKNLLALDGVVIRLVDGNRLMRAAHAGSGERARARVDIDKDESLSATAIREDRTIAIKNVSDDVALSAQYRKRLSGRGCRAAICLPLRAAGRPVGAIVGLSAKEREFHPDEVDLMTALADQAAIALEKSILLEETKAKSDELKRMGKEFEQARRAKAKFISTVSHELRTPLQVIIGYADLLKDGIVGQSKEEQGRVLSTILQNAEILDRLIGNVLALTKAEVNKTVLDISTVEVAEVMDHILSFSRRIDPDGRLKILFATPSNLPPISTDVAKLDAILQNLVGNACKFTLEGRIEVRVVDLPGRNRLEFSVADTGIGIEESEREKIFDEFYQGKQAQATNRTGVGLGLSIVKKYLSLMQGEIRVDGRLGKGTTFTFTLPYSIP
- a CDS encoding sigma 54-interacting transcriptional regulator, with amino-acid sequence MKTGKESFEPSVVAGDPVMLKLRELIRRAAPTDATVLITGETGTGKELVARTIHELSQRAEKPFVPINCAAIPHDLLESELFGHARGAFTGAIAPRPGLFQLAKGGTVLLDEIAEMPLALQAKLLRVLQEKELRPLGADHPVPVDVRIIASTNKDLEVEVAKGAFRQDLFYRLQVIPIVVPPLRARRSDIPLLAHHFLRKINERYGVSVEISTEAMVHLWEYDWPGNVRQLQNMLEQMVILSNKDRIDIEDLPACIGAAIKTNRHPSWPVDDQTLEDLPAKLADAAKRQPHTSWPVDEGGLDLQQALDHLEFRLIDEALRLAKGKKSAAAQLLRVKRTTLVAKLRKRRRGLFDAPLSPRPARSIAKEAAVYATGSHEGPDGVELTDRAEPATRLGYRRG
- a CDS encoding response regulator gives rise to the protein METQSKNISSPTVLVVDDNETVLDLLDLLLSNHGSTVLRAQSGSQCLAIVQREPVDLVILDVMMPGMDGIKVTAELKRTMPSLPIILLTAKDDLATRAAAMELGVNEFVTKPIHNRELLSRVRTQISTRRWEMDIERTTASVARLSEAYAGKVESKA
- a CDS encoding UbiD family decarboxylase; protein product: MMDLRQFLKFLAAEGELQKITAPIDAKHEIGAVCKILNERAGSPAVLFENVKGSTIPVVGQLLFGDKRVSMALGLSQENVFDETVKRATNPIAPRLVGNGPCQEVVMEGSAVDLTKLPICTNNPNDGGPYITAGHVIIKDPEYGMNLGIYRMMLMSKNEVSLRLTPGHDGYDFMKNAEKRGQKKFEVAVCVGVPPAVYVASQFEPRLGVYELEIAGGLAGEPVEVVKCRTVDLEVPALAEIVLEGELTIPPKTGTEGPFGEFCGYTTQAVPNERIMTIKAVTHRKNPIWHNIWLGKPPHEHLYIDALTYAVAAYLELKPAYPALKMAYAPPWGVSIVLVLQVEGRLKRPGLMNNMLAASLYTRSGKWKHVIVVDEDVNVYDPNEILWALTTRFQPATDMYVIPRGITSSLEPSSTPDGVTSKMMADATIKPGFRGQVAEPTDEMRGAVLKRWKEYGFRS
- a CDS encoding Rieske 2Fe-2S domain-containing protein; this translates as MKVTSAKKKNKPVTLGAIPRVGSGTPAGEWLRKYWLVVGAAAELHDIPKAVKVLGEELVLFRDPKGRIGLLGLHCPHRGTSLEYGDIEDRGIRCAYHGWLFDVSGQCLEQPAEPKDSVFCQKVKHLSYPVRELGGLVFAYLGPHPEKPPPLPRYSCLVDRGGERQIEPVRYNDYNWFNFFENSADPCHICILHRHTGYGEQSWGDQFFSYEEMPDFEYVETDYGMKVVMTKPGPSPGTEFVDTMTLALPSIIQVGDTEFVHARVDAVKLMTEGSQCEHVLFLTPNDDQRFTIFTVNYYTGSDPNFFEKLKRMRATEVPKQEVKEYDRRKYMPFKGNVRQEDIMSQSTQGFLGERAERLATSDRGVIMFRKIVRGAIVAALKGDRPKGVVPKGREKEIVYFDSFTGVRKSAAR
- a CDS encoding response regulator transcription factor is translated as MSRAIPLQSTSSKKSILLVDDHPIVLEGLKQLIEQQSDLMVCGELADGRATLQTVDKLRPDLAIIDISLKGVNGLDVIKALREQCPDLPVLALSMHDETLYAERALRAGANGYVMKQEATKNLLNAVRQLLGGGMYLSENVTAKLLSRMAKTKPGAKRSALEGLSDRELQVFHLIGQGVGTRKIAETLRLSVKTIESHRENIKRKLKLEDAAELVQYAVSWQQNETPPHAIKQ